The following coding sequences are from one Paenibacillus tundrae window:
- a CDS encoding NAD(P)-dependent alcohol dehydrogenase, whose translation MIIAKARAVDGPDQQFRSAEIKRRDLDTSDVLIEIKYAGICHSDIHTAHGDWGPVNYPLVPGHEIAGIVTDVGTGVSKYKVGDRVGVGCMVDSCGECANCRKGEEQYCLKGNIQTYAGVDKYGEPTQGGYSTHIVVTENFVVRIPDNIALDAAAPLLCAGITTYSPLHHWGAGPGKKVAVVGMGGLGHMAVKIAHAMGAEVTVLSQSLSKKEDGLQFGAAHYYATSEPETFEKLAGSFDLMINTVSASIDINAYLSLLTLDGTIVNVGAPAEPLPVQVFSLIGHRRSFAGSMIGGIRETQEMLDFCAEHNIAPNIEVISADQIDEAYKRVLASDVKYRFVIDTSTI comes from the coding sequence TTGATTATAGCTAAAGCGAGAGCAGTTGACGGACCAGACCAACAATTTCGAAGTGCCGAAATTAAACGACGGGATCTTGATACCAGTGACGTACTGATCGAGATTAAATATGCGGGCATTTGCCATTCTGACATTCATACTGCACACGGTGACTGGGGGCCTGTGAACTATCCACTCGTTCCTGGACACGAGATTGCTGGCATTGTAACGGATGTAGGTACAGGTGTATCCAAATATAAAGTGGGCGACCGCGTAGGTGTTGGATGTATGGTGGATTCTTGTGGCGAGTGTGCAAATTGCCGCAAAGGTGAAGAGCAATACTGTCTCAAAGGAAATATTCAGACCTATGCTGGGGTAGACAAATATGGTGAGCCTACGCAAGGTGGTTATTCTACACATATCGTTGTAACAGAGAACTTCGTTGTTCGAATCCCTGATAATATTGCGCTTGATGCCGCTGCACCATTGCTGTGCGCAGGTATTACGACGTATTCACCACTACATCACTGGGGAGCTGGCCCAGGCAAAAAAGTAGCGGTTGTAGGTATGGGTGGACTTGGTCATATGGCAGTTAAAATTGCACATGCGATGGGTGCGGAGGTTACCGTATTATCCCAATCACTCAGCAAAAAAGAAGACGGCCTGCAATTTGGCGCTGCCCATTATTATGCGACAAGTGAACCGGAAACGTTTGAGAAACTTGCGGGTTCTTTTGACCTGATGATTAATACGGTAAGTGCCAGTATTGACATTAATGCATACCTGTCTCTGCTCACGCTGGATGGTACAATCGTTAACGTTGGTGCGCCAGCAGAACCATTGCCCGTACAAGTATTTTCACTCATCGGTCACCGTCGTTCGTTCGCGGGCTCAATGATTGGTGGTATTCGTGAGACACAGGAAATGCTCGACTTCTGTGCAGAACATAATATTGCTCCCAACATTGAAGTGATTTCGGCTGACCAGATTGACGAAGCTTACAAACGTGTACTGGCTTCAGATGTGAAATATCGCTTTGTTATTGATACGAGCACGATTTAA
- a CDS encoding MerR family transcriptional regulator, whose protein sequence is MTYSIGEVAKKLDLTVYTLRYYDREGLMPFVERTSSGTRLFKESDIDFLKIIQCLKATGMPIKDIKDFIAWCSEGDSTLKQRYDMFTERRASVEAQIAELQKTMEVIDHKCAYYESALSAGTEEIHRVNNGNPITN, encoded by the coding sequence ATGACATATTCGATTGGCGAGGTTGCCAAAAAATTAGACCTTACGGTATATACACTGCGCTACTACGATCGGGAAGGGCTCATGCCTTTTGTTGAACGAACTTCTAGTGGAACTCGGTTATTCAAGGAATCTGACATTGATTTTCTTAAGATCATTCAATGTCTGAAAGCAACCGGAATGCCCATCAAAGATATCAAAGACTTCATTGCCTGGTGCTCTGAAGGAGACTCTACGTTAAAGCAAAGGTACGACATGTTTACAGAGCGAAGAGCTAGCGTAGAAGCTCAGATTGCGGAGCTACAGAAGACGATGGAAGTGATCGATCATAAATGCGCGTATTATGAGAGTGCACTGAGTGCGGGAACAGAAGAAATACACAGGGTGAATAATGGTAACCCCATCACCAATTAA
- a CDS encoding ABC transporter substrate-binding protein — MRKGKTSIWLMMGLALLLILSACGQSVGTNASTDEGTNVTAESETKTDQDTTTAGSTTAEEELVTFQSDAGEVQVPKDPKRIIDLTAFTTGYFVALDAPIVGALTGAMNNKYIKDQLTAAGVTDLGDVPTPEQLVSLKPDLFIVYTGTEGIDQLSLIAPVVQIEYGKRPFRELLIELGKLTNREDKAQAWISNWEEQINELKPKVKEAVGDRTVSILNPYDKGLYVFGHNYGRGGEVIYGEFGLKAPTKAQAEAIDSGTGWASISMEVLPEYAGDIIFTSPWSGDTNDASKVYEHNLWKSLPAVKANHVFQLDPTSDTYNDPVTLEGQLKFITDSLLSAK; from the coding sequence TTGCGTAAAGGGAAAACTTCTATATGGCTCATGATGGGACTTGCACTTCTGCTCATACTTAGTGCGTGCGGACAATCTGTAGGCACTAATGCGTCAACAGATGAGGGCACTAACGTAACAGCAGAGTCAGAAACGAAGACAGATCAGGATACGACGACAGCTGGCTCTACAACTGCAGAAGAAGAGTTAGTCACATTCCAATCCGATGCAGGAGAAGTTCAGGTGCCTAAAGATCCGAAACGAATCATTGACTTGACCGCATTCACAACCGGTTATTTTGTTGCTCTAGATGCTCCAATTGTTGGAGCTTTAACCGGTGCAATGAACAATAAATATATTAAGGATCAACTGACAGCAGCAGGAGTTACTGATCTGGGTGATGTGCCTACACCCGAGCAACTGGTTAGTTTAAAACCTGATTTATTCATCGTATATACAGGGACAGAGGGAATTGATCAGTTATCGCTCATTGCACCTGTAGTACAGATTGAATATGGTAAACGTCCCTTCAGAGAGCTATTGATCGAACTAGGCAAGTTGACCAACAGAGAAGACAAAGCGCAAGCTTGGATAAGCAATTGGGAAGAGCAGATTAATGAGTTAAAGCCTAAAGTGAAAGAGGCTGTAGGTGACCGTACCGTTTCCATCCTGAACCCTTATGACAAAGGATTATACGTCTTCGGTCATAATTACGGCCGTGGTGGTGAAGTCATCTATGGCGAATTTGGGCTTAAGGCACCAACCAAGGCTCAGGCGGAAGCAATCGACAGTGGAACAGGATGGGCTTCCATCTCCATGGAGGTTTTACCTGAGTATGCGGGAGATATTATCTTCACTAGCCCATGGTCTGGTGATACAAATGATGCTTCGAAAGTCTATGAGCACAACCTATGGAAGAGCCTTCCTGCAGTTAAAGCGAATCATGTGTTCCAACTTGATCCTACCTCGGATACATACAATGATCCGGTAACGCTGGAGGGTCAACTGAAGTTTATTACGGACAGCCTATTATCTGCGAAGTAG
- a CDS encoding undecaprenyl-diphosphate phosphatase, with amino-acid sequence MEDIILWLKYLLLGIVQGATEPIPVSSSGHLIIAQRLMGLKQNGLSFEILTNTASLLAIVFIFREDIKKLIIGALGYLRTRKQEYKADFMFCLYIVIGTVPAAVAAVLFKDKIEEIFSSVYTVAIALLVTGVALWLIRNLRGRKQDGDLSTKDALLVGLAQAVALIPGISRSGATVIASIAVGMKQETALKFSFMLYIPISIGGLIMGVSDIANDPNRGQLAIPYLIAFITTLFVTYFSMRWFMGIMAKGNLKYFSYYCFAAGTLLLIFL; translated from the coding sequence ATGGAAGACATTATATTGTGGTTAAAGTATTTATTATTAGGAATCGTACAAGGTGCGACAGAGCCCATTCCGGTTTCCTCTAGTGGACATCTAATCATTGCCCAACGACTTATGGGGTTGAAGCAGAACGGTTTGTCCTTTGAGATTCTGACTAACACGGCGTCTCTACTCGCGATTGTTTTTATTTTCCGTGAAGATATTAAAAAACTAATTATCGGTGCATTAGGATATCTGCGAACGCGAAAACAAGAATATAAAGCAGACTTTATGTTTTGCTTATACATAGTCATCGGTACAGTTCCTGCTGCTGTCGCTGCAGTTCTGTTCAAAGACAAGATCGAAGAAATCTTCTCGTCCGTATACACCGTTGCCATCGCGCTATTAGTAACCGGGGTTGCCCTCTGGCTGATTCGCAATCTTCGTGGACGCAAGCAGGACGGGGATCTCTCCACTAAGGATGCACTGTTGGTTGGTCTTGCTCAGGCCGTTGCGCTCATTCCAGGCATAAGCCGTTCTGGTGCTACGGTTATTGCTTCCATTGCTGTCGGGATGAAACAGGAAACCGCCCTAAAGTTCTCGTTTATGCTCTATATCCCTATTAGTATCGGCGGACTTATCATGGGTGTATCAGATATCGCCAACGATCCAAATCGGGGACAACTCGCCATTCCTTATCTGATTGCATTCATTACAACACTTTTCGTCACCTACTTCTCCATGAGATGGTTTATGGGAATTATGGCGAAAGGTAACCTCAAGTATTTCTCGTATTACTGTTTTGCAGCCGGAACATTATTGCTTATCTTTTTATAA
- a CDS encoding AAA family ATPase translates to MSKTNHINRIPRAKGIDMAAFYSPKECARKAKHIVFSAENERIIEEFLTILGMKDRFVEHEVPIPNKLVMFGPPGTGKTLTASYVADRLNLPLVLVRLDAIIHSHLGETSTNVRKLFEYAKVNPCVLFLDEFDAIARTRESNDEVKEMARVVNTLLQCLDEFEGDSICIAATNLETQLDHAIWRRFDTKMNYAMPDAPSRQRYISKLVGQFEHQADVQHYMCQRLEGCSFADVEQIILKAKRKAIITSSPLHEQLISDAYDEYMPRLLGT, encoded by the coding sequence ATGAGTAAAACCAATCATATAAATCGGATCCCACGAGCAAAAGGTATTGATATGGCCGCATTCTATTCACCCAAGGAATGTGCACGTAAAGCCAAACATATTGTATTTTCGGCGGAGAACGAACGCATCATTGAAGAGTTTCTAACGATTCTTGGAATGAAGGATCGTTTTGTAGAACACGAGGTTCCGATTCCGAATAAATTAGTCATGTTTGGGCCGCCAGGCACAGGGAAAACGTTAACCGCATCGTATGTGGCAGATCGTCTGAACTTGCCGTTGGTGCTTGTACGTCTGGATGCGATCATTCATAGTCATCTCGGGGAAACGAGTACCAATGTGCGTAAATTGTTCGAATACGCGAAAGTGAATCCTTGCGTGCTCTTCTTGGATGAGTTCGATGCGATTGCGCGTACAAGAGAAAGTAACGACGAGGTAAAAGAGATGGCTAGAGTTGTGAATACGTTGTTGCAATGCCTAGATGAGTTCGAAGGAGACAGTATATGTATTGCTGCAACGAACCTCGAAACACAATTGGATCATGCGATCTGGCGCAGGTTTGATACCAAAATGAATTATGCTATGCCGGATGCTCCAAGTAGGCAACGCTATATCAGCAAACTGGTGGGGCAGTTTGAACACCAGGCTGATGTGCAACATTATATGTGTCAGCGGTTAGAAGGCTGCAGCTTCGCCGATGTGGAGCAGATTATACTCAAAGCCAAAAGAAAAGCGATTATAACGAGCAGCCCTCTGCATGAGCAATTGATCTCAGATGCCTATGATGAATATATGCCACGGTTACTAGGAACCTAA
- a CDS encoding DUF1540 domain-containing protein, whose protein sequence is MAKDVLCEVNSCVHWAQENKCNASSIYIVSHSSKEASESAETDCKTFEVK, encoded by the coding sequence ATGGCAAAAGACGTATTGTGCGAAGTAAATTCATGTGTGCACTGGGCTCAAGAGAACAAATGTAATGCAAGCTCCATTTATATCGTAAGCCACAGCTCCAAAGAAGCAAGTGAGTCTGCGGAAACAGACTGCAAAACTTTTGAAGTAAAATAA
- a CDS encoding 4-hydroxyphenylacetate 3-hydroxylase family protein yields the protein MPVKNGKQYIDRINAQTVPVWYKGNLVTGNRSDHLAFAGLMDTQAKMYDMQHDPLLAAKMTYASPVDGKPVGLSFLPPKSVDDLERRRISMNLWSNMHHGFLGRSPDYMNTAIMAFYTAADLLNDLSPQYAENLKNYYAYCRDNDITLSHAFIQPHASKISGQIDATEDAIAAKIVDRTPDGLIINGAFMMATQGATCDEIFVYPSPSPAPFDDENPFAFAFAVPNDLPGISMICRDTYAADSRYNYPLSSRYEEMDNIVIFDHVLVPHERVFFAGDEEMSSRLFSGSHFHIYAGHQVLCRYIAKTEFILGTIQLLTETLDQVSEAHVIEKTARILAGLETLKALAIAAEINAIPDGRGFLLPAPKPLMAANILYPKLYPDMIDTMQLLASSGMIMIPQEEEFQSDVAAHLNTYLKGTDSTPIERTALFRLIWELGSGSFGGRQTQFERFFFGNSITVSNRLYAAYLKDQTYRELVRSFIAGAE from the coding sequence ATGCCCGTTAAAAATGGCAAACAGTATATCGATCGTATCAATGCTCAAACGGTACCCGTGTGGTACAAAGGAAACCTAGTGACCGGAAACCGTTCAGACCATCTTGCGTTTGCTGGTTTAATGGATACTCAGGCCAAAATGTATGATATGCAGCACGACCCATTGCTTGCGGCTAAGATGACCTATGCCTCCCCAGTCGATGGCAAACCAGTCGGTCTTTCCTTTCTTCCACCCAAAAGCGTGGATGATCTGGAGAGACGCCGAATCTCCATGAATTTATGGTCTAATATGCATCATGGCTTCTTAGGTCGCTCTCCGGATTACATGAATACTGCAATCATGGCGTTTTACACAGCCGCAGACCTACTGAATGACTTATCACCACAATATGCTGAGAATTTAAAAAACTACTATGCTTATTGCCGCGACAATGACATTACACTCTCTCATGCATTCATTCAGCCCCATGCCAGCAAAATATCTGGACAGATTGACGCAACCGAAGATGCCATTGCGGCTAAGATCGTAGATCGAACACCTGATGGCTTGATCATTAATGGTGCATTCATGATGGCGACCCAGGGTGCCACTTGTGATGAGATTTTCGTATATCCTTCCCCTTCTCCTGCACCATTCGATGATGAGAATCCCTTTGCCTTCGCCTTTGCCGTCCCTAATGATCTGCCAGGCATCAGTATGATCTGCCGAGATACGTATGCTGCAGATTCGCGTTATAATTATCCGCTTAGCTCCAGATATGAAGAGATGGATAACATCGTCATTTTTGACCATGTATTGGTGCCTCATGAACGAGTCTTCTTCGCAGGAGATGAAGAAATGTCCTCACGTTTATTCAGCGGAAGTCATTTCCACATCTACGCAGGACATCAGGTATTGTGTCGCTATATTGCCAAGACAGAATTTATTTTGGGAACGATACAGTTACTTACGGAGACACTGGATCAAGTCTCTGAAGCTCATGTCATTGAAAAAACAGCTCGTATATTAGCAGGGCTTGAAACGCTAAAGGCGTTAGCGATTGCGGCAGAAATCAATGCTATACCCGATGGTAGAGGATTCTTACTACCTGCTCCCAAACCTCTGATGGCAGCGAACATCTTGTATCCGAAACTCTATCCTGACATGATCGACACGATGCAGTTATTAGCATCTAGCGGCATGATCATGATCCCACAAGAAGAGGAGTTCCAATCCGATGTAGCTGCTCACCTCAATACGTATCTTAAAGGTACAGATTCAACACCTATAGAACGTACTGCACTGTTTCGTCTGATCTGGGAGCTGGGTTCAGGTTCCTTCGGTGGAAGACAGACTCAGTTTGAACGGTTCTTCTTCGGCAATTCGATAACGGTATCGAATCGACTATATGCCGCCTACTTGAAGGACCAAACTTACCGCGAACTCGTTCGCAGTTTCATCGCAGGCGCAGAATGA
- a CDS encoding nitroreductase family protein — MSSHTKHEMGNVRSQAGSCEFSPLPVPQAVIGQLLDEADPSLYVMSSEPWRFMLFAGEGRQLYLEAVRQSYPPHLADRYGDWATYQYTEAIPAHLVVVAPSAAREDQSLPAKAWSRRFSLLAAEKGLHAVWKMNDYQHHPVFMNLMGLTPEEKVLGVFHIGYGDQPAFRHVDYGRPASELMTVYDHLV, encoded by the coding sequence ATGTCTAGCCATACGAAACATGAGATGGGTAATGTGAGAAGTCAAGCTGGAAGCTGTGAATTTAGTCCACTCCCTGTACCCCAAGCGGTCATTGGACAATTGTTGGATGAAGCAGACCCGTCATTATATGTAATGAGTTCAGAGCCGTGGCGCTTTATGTTGTTCGCCGGGGAAGGACGCCAGTTATACTTGGAGGCAGTTAGACAGAGCTATCCTCCTCACTTGGCTGATCGTTATGGGGATTGGGCTACGTATCAGTACACTGAGGCGATCCCAGCACATCTAGTCGTCGTAGCCCCATCTGCTGCCAGAGAGGATCAATCGTTACCCGCGAAGGCGTGGAGTAGACGATTCTCGTTACTGGCAGCAGAAAAAGGTTTGCATGCTGTGTGGAAGATGAACGATTATCAACATCATCCTGTGTTTATGAATTTGATGGGTCTAACTCCCGAAGAGAAAGTGTTGGGTGTGTTTCACATCGGGTACGGAGACCAGCCAGCGTTCAGGCATGTTGACTATGGCAGACCCGCTTCTGAGCTTATGACGGTGTACGATCATCTCGTTTAA
- a CDS encoding flavodoxin, with amino-acid sequence MAKLLVAYASMTGNTEEIAELIVEGIKQSGHEADLKSVTDCNAADVLDYDGFLIGVYTWGDGELPDEFLDFYEELDELDLTGKRAAVFGSGDTSYEQYCGAVDLAAEKLQERGAEVYPEMLKIEYSPLEQEKDTCRDFGKKFIAAGLQVS; translated from the coding sequence ATGGCTAAATTGTTAGTGGCTTATGCAAGTATGACAGGGAATACAGAAGAGATTGCTGAATTGATTGTGGAAGGAATCAAGCAGAGTGGTCATGAGGCTGATCTCAAGTCTGTAACGGATTGTAATGCAGCGGATGTGCTGGATTATGATGGATTTCTAATTGGAGTATATACCTGGGGAGATGGTGAGCTACCCGATGAGTTTCTAGATTTTTATGAAGAGCTGGATGAGTTAGATCTGACCGGGAAAAGAGCCGCAGTATTTGGTAGTGGTGATACTTCCTATGAGCAGTACTGCGGAGCGGTTGATCTGGCTGCAGAGAAGTTGCAGGAGCGTGGGGCGGAAGTATATCCAGAGATGCTTAAAATCGAATACAGTCCGCTTGAGCAGGAGAAGGATACTTGCCGTGACTTTGGCAAAAAATTCATTGCTGCCGGACTACAGGTGTCCTAG
- a CDS encoding class I SAM-dependent methyltransferase — protein sequence MYVANQWKDYEVIDTGGGEKLERWGDVILRRPDPQIIWPLKQETNEWRQVHGHYHRSSSGGGSWDMKKPIPERWTIGYENLKFHIKPTSFKHTGLFPEQAANWSWMMDKIKNAGRPISVLNLFAYTGGATVAAAYAGASVVHVDAAKGMVQWAKENVQLSGLADRPVRFITDDVFKFVQREERRGNRYDAIIMDPPSYGRGPNGETWKLEQNLYPFLKSCMNILSDNPLFLLINSYTTGISPTVLRNMLTMTMSAQYGGNITAGEIGLPITRSGLDLPCGILGRWES from the coding sequence ATGTACGTAGCTAATCAATGGAAGGATTATGAAGTAATTGATACAGGAGGCGGCGAGAAGCTGGAACGTTGGGGCGATGTCATTTTGCGTAGACCCGATCCACAGATTATCTGGCCACTTAAACAAGAAACGAATGAATGGCGTCAGGTGCATGGTCATTACCATCGTAGTTCTTCTGGTGGCGGCAGTTGGGATATGAAAAAGCCGATTCCTGAACGCTGGACAATTGGTTATGAAAATCTTAAATTTCATATTAAACCAACTAGCTTTAAGCATACCGGTCTGTTTCCTGAACAAGCCGCTAACTGGAGCTGGATGATGGATAAAATTAAGAACGCAGGTCGTCCAATCTCCGTATTGAACCTGTTTGCATACACAGGCGGAGCAACAGTTGCTGCTGCCTATGCTGGCGCTTCTGTTGTGCACGTAGATGCAGCCAAAGGCATGGTACAATGGGCGAAGGAAAATGTGCAGTTATCTGGGCTGGCAGACCGCCCTGTTCGTTTCATTACAGATGATGTATTCAAATTCGTACAACGGGAAGAACGTCGTGGTAACCGTTACGATGCGATTATTATGGATCCTCCTTCCTATGGTCGAGGACCCAATGGAGAGACTTGGAAGCTGGAACAGAACTTGTACCCGTTCCTTAAGTCCTGCATGAACATTTTGTCGGATAATCCGTTATTCTTGCTTATTAACTCATACACAACGGGTATCTCTCCAACGGTGTTGCGTAACATGCTTACGATGACGATGTCCGCTCAATATGGAGGCAACATTACCGCAGGTGAGATTGGCTTGCCGATTACACGTAGTGGTCTTGACCTGCCTTGCGGCATTTTGGGCCGCTGGGAGTCCTAG
- a CDS encoding RluA family pseudouridine synthase, whose translation MSDHSHRTVDIPILFEDNHLLGIVKPVNVPTQEDASGDPDLLTLLKQDLKERYNKPGNVYLGLVHRLDRPVGGAMIFAKTSKAASRLSETVRGRDFRKIYTAVVHGKPPAQRGTLKHTLLKDARTNTVTVVPPGTPGGKDAVLDYQVLGQNDRYSLVRVELHTGRSHQIRVQMQAIHCPLFGDQKYGAGVNKPGQQIALWSTIAGFPHPVTKEEITLISLPPREFPWAEWPFNLYEQAFQK comes from the coding sequence ATGTCTGATCATTCACACCGTACGGTAGATATACCTATTTTGTTTGAGGATAATCACTTGCTTGGCATTGTTAAACCCGTGAACGTCCCAACACAGGAGGATGCCTCTGGAGATCCAGATCTGCTCACACTGCTTAAACAGGATCTGAAGGAACGCTACAACAAACCGGGCAATGTGTATCTTGGTCTCGTTCATCGACTTGATCGGCCTGTCGGTGGAGCGATGATCTTTGCCAAAACATCCAAAGCGGCTTCTCGTTTGTCTGAGACTGTTCGAGGACGAGATTTCCGTAAAATATATACAGCTGTTGTGCATGGCAAGCCACCAGCTCAGCGTGGCACGTTGAAGCATACGTTGCTGAAGGATGCCCGCACAAATACGGTTACCGTCGTGCCCCCAGGCACACCTGGCGGTAAAGATGCCGTATTAGACTACCAAGTGCTCGGTCAGAATGACCGATACAGCCTTGTGCGTGTTGAACTGCATACAGGCAGATCCCATCAGATTCGGGTACAGATGCAAGCCATCCATTGCCCTCTGTTCGGGGATCAGAAGTACGGCGCTGGAGTGAATAAACCAGGGCAGCAGATCGCCCTCTGGTCTACTATTGCAGGATTTCCCCATCCAGTAACCAAAGAAGAGATTACGCTAATATCACTTCCTCCGCGGGAATTCCCTTGGGCTGAATGGCCATTCAATTTGTACGAGCAGGCTTTTCAGAAATAG
- a CDS encoding MGMT family protein yields the protein MTPFTQNVVSIISSIPEGKVMTYGQIAAHAGSPRAARQVVRILHSMSRKERLPWHRVVNAKGEIAIPDEHSRLIQETELISEGVEFKLDGTIDLVLFGYQPEPE from the coding sequence ATGACACCATTCACACAAAATGTCGTCTCCATCATCTCTTCTATTCCTGAAGGCAAAGTCATGACCTATGGACAGATTGCAGCTCATGCCGGAAGCCCACGAGCTGCAAGACAGGTTGTACGTATTCTACACTCCATGAGCCGGAAGGAACGTCTCCCTTGGCACCGAGTCGTGAACGCCAAAGGTGAAATTGCCATTCCAGATGAACATTCACGGCTGATTCAAGAAACCGAGCTAATCAGTGAAGGTGTTGAATTTAAGCTCGATGGAACTATTGATCTTGTGCTATTTGGTTACCAGCCTGAGCCTGAATAA